One Vicia villosa cultivar HV-30 ecotype Madison, WI unplaced genomic scaffold, Vvil1.0 ctg.003445F_1_1, whole genome shotgun sequence DNA segment encodes these proteins:
- the LOC131641004 gene encoding uncharacterized protein LOC131641004 — MLSEEADEWWIATKTELGIDGIAITWVVFKREFLRKYFPEDVRGRKEIEFVELKQDNITVPEYAAKYVELAKYYTHYNNDEAGEFSKYIKFENGLHDEIKQGVRYQRIRQFADLVDCSMIFKEDNIKMKSYHSRELVDRKGKKHMDRGKPYGRGKAVDGKKPSGGDTSAFVRCYNYGEIGHHKNECKLDQKKCFKCDKVGHIAADCKKKTMLFPKAINTDNLTMTARQVNEASEDGATVFMLFALMDLKEKVVSNELPVVCDFLEFFPEDVNELPLER, encoded by the exons atgttatctgaggaagCTGACGAGTGGTGGATTGCTACCAAGACAGAGTTAGGTATTGATGGGATAGCGATCACTTGGGTTGTGttcaagagggaatttctgaggaaatactttcctgaggatgttcgggGAAGGAAGGAGATTGAGTTTGTGGAGCTGAAGCAAGACAATATCACAGTTCCAGAGTACGCTGCCAAGTATGTAGAATTGGCAAAGTACTACACTCAttacaacaatgatgaggctgGTGAGTTTTCGAAATACATCAAATTCGAGAATGGCCTCCATGATGAAATCAAGCAGGGTGTCAGATATCAGAGGATTCGACAGTTTGCTGACTTGGTTGACTGTAGCATGATATTTAAGGAAGATAATATCAAGATGAAGTCAtatcactctcgcgagttagttgacagaaaaggtAAGAagcatatggatagaggtaagccatatggtagaggtaaagctGTTGAtgggaagaagcctagtgggggagacacCAGTGCTTTTGTCAGATGCTACAACTATGGCGAGATTGGACACCACAAGAATGAATGCAAGCTTGATCAaaagaaatgtttcaagtgtgacAAAGTAGGccatattgctgctgattgtaagaagaag acgATGTTGTTTCCTAAAGCTATTAATACTGACAATCTGActatgactgctagacaagtgaatGAAGCAAGTGAAGACGGTGCaacggtgtttatgttgtttgcgttGATGGACTTGAAGGAGAAGGTAGTAAGTAATGAACTACCAGTGGTGTGTGATTTTCTGGAATTTTTTCCAGAGGATGTGAACGAGTTACCGCTAGAGAGATAG